A region from the Triticum aestivum cultivar Chinese Spring chromosome 3D, IWGSC CS RefSeq v2.1, whole genome shotgun sequence genome encodes:
- the LOC123080558 gene encoding F-box protein At5g49610-like — protein MAEAASAAPLLRGLPDEVVIWEILPRLPPKSILRCRAVCPAWRRATSARDFLLAHHARQPALPILDGLNTVGKGIDIITFDHRSADQLQLQSVARLGATHHFGLEASCDGLLVLSIHDMSLGFAICNPATRQYAPLHLLYGSRLLGMYPHSPTGEYRLLLYLSSKIMHDEGEGASYIFTIGSGHQPRNIGCPDAKALIFTLSTLFRGSLHWHMKQQESASSRIMVFDTTAESFRQMRAPVVRGFGNLFEMDGMLGLSIIKDEQTSVDIWVMQDYEGQVWTFKARVELPIAEIRVQFGKFVDFWDVVAAPSDVDVQVLVKTDEWLLQVDTDGKLVASFHRRGLNPTQRRLKQSLVSHTFFPTQEGYVVNASPFI, from the coding sequence ATGGCGGAGGCCGCAAGTGCGGCGCCTCTACTCCGCGGCCTCCCAGATGAGGTCGTCATCTGGGAGATCCTGCCCCGCCTTCCCCCAAAATCCATTCTCCGCTGCCGCGCCGTCTGCCCTGCGTGGCGCCGCGCCACCTCCGCCCGCGACTTCCTCCTCGCCCACCACGCCCGGCAGCCCGCGCTCCCCATCCTCGACGGCTTGAACACCGTCGGCAAGGGCATAGACATCATCACCTTCGACCACCGGTCAGCCGACCAGCTTCAGCTGCAGTCCGTCGCGCGACTTGGCGCCACCCACCACTTCGGTCTGGAGGCCTCGTGCGACGGCCTCCTCGTCCTCTCCATCCACGACATGAGCTTGGGTTTCGCTATCTGCAACCCTGCAACTCGTCAGTATGCTCCTCTTCACCTGCTCTATGGCTCCAGGCTATTGGGGATGTACCCGCATAGCCCTACCGGTGAGTACCGATTATTGctgtacttgtcctccaagatcaTGCATGATGAAGGTGAAGGTGCCTCCTACATCTTCACGATAGGCTCTGGCCATCAACCGAGGAACATAGGGTGCCCAGATGCCAAGGCACTGATATTCACCCTGTCCACCCTGTTCCGTGGTAGCTTGCATTGGCACATGAAGCAGCAGGAGAGCGCAAGCAGCAGGATAATGGTTTTCGACACCACTGCTGAGTCTTTCCGGCAGATGCGTGCTCCGGTTGTTCGTGGCTTTGGTAACCTGTTTGAGATGGATGGAATGCTCGGCCTGTCCATTATTAAGGATGAACAGACAAGCGTTGATATCTGGGTGATGCAGGACTACGAAGGCCAGGTCTGGACCTTCAAAGCCCGGGTTGAATTGCCGATTGCAGAGATCCGGGTGCAATTTGGAAAGTTTGTCGATTTTTGGGATGTGGTGGCCGCGCCTTCTGATGTTGATGTGCAAGTGCTGGTCAAAACTGACGAGTGGCTGCTTCAGGTTGACACTGATGGCAAGTTGGTTGCCAGTTTCCATCGCAGAGGCCTCAATCCTACTCAACGTCGGCTCAAACAGTCTCTAGTTTCACATACCTTCTTTCCGACACAAGAGGGTTATGTTGTGAATGCGTCGCCTTTCATCTGA